One stretch of Leptospira barantonii DNA includes these proteins:
- a CDS encoding aconitase family protein has product MFAGRNKVAVPSTVHCDHLIQAKDGANEDLKTANTVNKEVYDFLSSVSNKYGIGFW; this is encoded by the coding sequence GTGTTCGCAGGAAGAAACAAGGTTGCGGTTCCTTCTACCGTTCATTGCGATCACTTGATCCAAGCGAAGGACGGAGCGAACGAAGATTTAAAAACTGCGAACACAGTGAACAAAGAAGTCTATGACTTTCTTTCTTCCGTTTCGAACAAATACGGAATCGGTTTTTGGA